A genomic region of Micromonospora sp. NBRC 110009 contains the following coding sequences:
- a CDS encoding ArsR/SmtB family transcription factor yields MSKQELPVVDLSAVACCSPIAASPMDADQAAVVAPMFKALGDPVRLRLMSMIASVPEICVCDLTPAFDLSGPTISHHLKVLREAGLVDSERRGTWVWYRVKPEAFRQLGALLEVSAAPAGGTA; encoded by the coding sequence ATGTCGAAACAAGAGCTGCCGGTGGTGGACCTCAGCGCGGTCGCCTGCTGCTCCCCGATCGCGGCCAGTCCGATGGACGCCGATCAGGCGGCGGTGGTCGCGCCGATGTTCAAGGCCCTCGGTGACCCGGTCCGGCTGCGGCTGATGTCGATGATCGCCTCGGTGCCCGAGATCTGCGTCTGCGATCTGACCCCGGCGTTCGACCTGTCCGGGCCGACCATCTCCCACCACCTCAAGGTGCTGCGCGAGGCGGGCCTGGTCGACTCCGAGCGGCGCGGGACCTGGGTCTGGTACCGGGTGAAGCCGGAGGCTTTCCGGCAGCTCGGGGCGCTGCTGGAGGTCTCCGCCGCCCCCGCCGGGGGCACCGCGTGA
- the prfB gene encoding peptide chain release factor 2, which produces MTAADYAEQLKELDATLRNIEAVLDLDKLREQKARLEQEASAPDLWDDQAKAQQVTSQLSYVNGEISKLGTLRSRLDDAGVLLELAQAESDPGTLAEVESEITGLTKAIQEMEVRTLLSGEYDSREALVAIRAGAGGVDAADFAEMLLRMYLRWAERHGYPTEVYETSYAEEAGLKSATFTVKVPYAFGTLSVESGTHRLVRISPFDNQGRRQTSFAGVEVLPVVEQTDHIEIPENEMRIDVYRSSGPGGQSVNTTDSAVRITHIPTGIVVTCQNEKSQLQNKASALRVLQARLLERKRQEEQAKLQGLKTDAAGSWGDQMRSYVLHPYQMVKDLRTEQETGNPSAVFDGDLDSFIEAGIRWRKQQQLTVDGA; this is translated from the coding sequence GTGACCGCTGCCGATTACGCCGAACAGCTCAAGGAACTCGACGCCACCCTGCGCAACATCGAGGCCGTCCTCGACCTCGACAAGCTGCGCGAGCAGAAGGCCCGCCTGGAGCAGGAGGCCTCCGCGCCCGACCTGTGGGACGACCAGGCCAAGGCGCAGCAGGTGACGTCGCAGCTGTCGTACGTCAACGGCGAGATCTCCAAGCTCGGCACCCTCCGCTCCCGGCTCGACGACGCCGGGGTGCTGCTGGAGCTCGCCCAGGCCGAGTCGGACCCCGGCACCCTTGCCGAGGTCGAGTCGGAGATCACCGGGCTGACCAAGGCCATCCAGGAGATGGAGGTCCGCACCCTGCTCTCCGGCGAGTACGACTCCCGGGAGGCGCTGGTCGCCATCCGGGCCGGGGCCGGCGGCGTGGACGCGGCGGACTTCGCCGAGATGCTGCTGCGGATGTACCTGCGCTGGGCCGAGCGGCACGGCTACCCGACCGAGGTCTACGAGACCTCGTACGCCGAGGAGGCGGGCCTCAAGTCGGCCACCTTCACGGTCAAGGTGCCCTACGCCTTCGGCACGCTCAGCGTCGAGTCCGGCACCCACCGGCTGGTCCGGATCAGCCCGTTCGACAACCAGGGTCGCCGGCAGACGAGCTTCGCCGGGGTCGAGGTGCTGCCGGTCGTCGAGCAGACCGACCACATCGAGATCCCCGAGAACGAGATGCGGATCGACGTCTACCGCTCGTCCGGCCCGGGCGGGCAGAGCGTCAACACCACCGACTCGGCGGTCCGGATCACCCACATCCCGACCGGCATCGTGGTGACCTGCCAGAACGAGAAGTCCCAGCTGCAGAACAAGGCCTCCGCGCTGCGCGTGCTCCAGGCCCGGCTGCTGGAGCGCAAGCGGCAGGAGGAGCAGGCCAAGCTCCAGGGCCTGAAGACCGACGCCGCCGGCTCGTGGGGCGACCAGATGCGCTCGTACGTCCTGCACCCTTATCAGATGGTGAAGGATCTGCGGACCGAGCAGGAGACGGGCAATCCGTCCGCGGTCTTCGACGGGGATCTCGACAGCTTCATCGAGGCGGGTATTCGCTGGCGGAAGCAGCAGCAGCTCACCGTTGACGGTGCGTGA
- a CDS encoding YqgE/AlgH family protein, which yields MQGEEQAIGGRAMESMTGRLLVATPTLKDPNFDRTVVLLVAHEPGGALGVVLNRATEVPVAEVLGDWSDLARHPAVLFEGGPVQPDSAICLARMRHPIKPVKGFHRVSGAVGTIDLSVDPERLRDAVGGIRVFAGYSGWGAGQLEREIEEGSWFVLDALPGDAFVDRPDDLWPMVLRRQGGMMAAVAHFPPDVALN from the coding sequence ATGCAGGGTGAGGAACAGGCGATCGGTGGCCGAGCCATGGAGTCGATGACCGGGCGGCTCCTGGTCGCGACTCCCACGCTGAAGGATCCGAACTTCGACCGTACGGTCGTGCTGCTGGTCGCCCACGAGCCCGGCGGTGCCCTGGGCGTGGTGCTGAACCGGGCCACCGAGGTCCCGGTCGCCGAGGTCCTGGGCGACTGGAGCGACCTGGCCCGACACCCGGCGGTGCTCTTCGAGGGCGGGCCGGTGCAGCCCGACTCGGCCATCTGCCTGGCCCGGATGCGTCATCCGATCAAGCCGGTGAAGGGGTTCCACCGGGTCTCCGGCGCGGTGGGCACCATCGACCTGTCGGTCGATCCGGAGCGGCTGCGGGACGCCGTGGGCGGGATCCGGGTCTTCGCCGGGTACTCCGGATGGGGTGCCGGCCAGCTCGAACGGGAGATCGAGGAGGGGTCCTGGTTCGTCCTGGACGCCCTGCCGGGGGACGCCTTCGTCGACCGGCCGGACGATCTCTGGCCGATGGTGCTGCGGCGGCAGGGCGGCATGATGGCGGCGGTCGCCCACTTCCCGCCGGACGTGGCCCTGAACTGA
- a CDS encoding S-methyl-5'-thioadenosine phosphorylase: MGPTAELAVIGGSGLYALLDGATEHELETPYGAPSDRVTIAEVGGRRVAFLPRHGRDHRYPPHLIPYRANLWALRSLGVRQVLAPCAVGGLRPELGPGTFVVPDQLVDRTSGRAQTYYDQGAVHVSFGDPYCPTGRRTLLDAAAGHGVTAVDGGTVVVVEGPRFSTRAESRWFASIGGTVVNMTGHPEAVLARELALCYTSIALVTDLDAGVAAGESVTQDEVFRVFAENTNVLRAVLLSAVAALPSERDCPCGHALDGIKLPFPLP, encoded by the coding sequence ATGGGTCCCACGGCGGAGCTGGCGGTGATCGGCGGGTCCGGTCTCTACGCGCTGCTCGACGGCGCCACCGAGCACGAGCTGGAGACACCGTACGGCGCACCGTCGGACCGGGTCACGATCGCCGAGGTGGGTGGCCGCCGGGTGGCGTTCCTACCCCGGCACGGCCGGGACCACCGCTACCCGCCGCACCTGATCCCCTACCGGGCGAACCTGTGGGCGCTGCGCTCCCTCGGCGTGCGCCAGGTGCTCGCCCCGTGCGCGGTGGGCGGGCTCCGGCCCGAGCTGGGGCCGGGCACCTTCGTGGTGCCGGACCAGCTGGTCGACCGCACCAGTGGCCGGGCGCAGACCTACTACGACCAGGGCGCGGTGCACGTGTCCTTCGGCGACCCGTACTGCCCGACCGGGCGCCGCACGCTCCTCGACGCGGCGGCCGGGCACGGCGTGACCGCGGTGGACGGCGGGACGGTGGTGGTGGTCGAGGGGCCGCGCTTCTCCACCCGGGCCGAGTCGCGCTGGTTCGCCTCGATCGGCGGCACGGTGGTCAACATGACCGGCCATCCGGAGGCGGTGCTCGCCCGCGAGCTGGCCCTCTGCTACACGTCGATCGCGCTGGTCACCGACCTGGACGCGGGCGTGGCGGCCGGCGAGTCGGTGACCCAGGACGAGGTCTTCCGGGTCTTCGCGGAGAACACCAACGTGCTGCGCGCCGTGCTGCTGTCGGCGGTCGCCGCGCTGCCGAGCGAGCGGGACTGCCCGTGCGGGCACGCGCTCGACGGGATCAAGCTGCCCTTCCCGCTACCCTGA
- a CDS encoding aquaporin, producing the protein MTLALPRRASAEFAGTALLVAAVVGSGIAAARLSPGDVGLQLLENAIATALALGALILTFGPVSGAHFNPIVSAVDWWLGRRAGTGLTGRDLPAYVAAQVGGAIIGAVLADLMFDLPAVTWSRTGRVGGNLWLAEVVATAGLVVLVFALARSGRTSAAPAAVGAYIGAAYWFTSSTSFANPAVTIGRAFTDTFAGIAPASVPGFIAAQLVGGVVAIAAIAAWYPHAADTAGAVVVPHLTQETEAR; encoded by the coding sequence GTGACCCTCGCCCTGCCCCGGCGGGCATCGGCGGAGTTCGCCGGCACTGCCCTCCTGGTCGCCGCCGTCGTCGGGTCCGGGATCGCCGCCGCCCGGCTCTCCCCCGGCGATGTCGGGCTCCAGCTCCTGGAAAACGCGATCGCCACCGCCCTCGCACTGGGCGCGCTGATCCTGACGTTCGGGCCGGTGTCCGGGGCGCATTTCAACCCGATCGTCTCCGCCGTCGACTGGTGGCTCGGCCGCCGCGCCGGCACCGGCCTGACCGGACGGGACCTCCCGGCCTACGTCGCCGCCCAGGTCGGCGGCGCGATCATCGGGGCTGTCCTGGCTGACCTCATGTTCGACCTGCCGGCCGTGACCTGGTCGCGTACCGGCCGGGTCGGGGGGAACCTGTGGCTCGCCGAGGTGGTCGCCACCGCCGGCCTGGTCGTCCTGGTCTTCGCCCTCGCCCGCTCCGGCCGCACCTCCGCCGCCCCCGCCGCGGTGGGCGCCTACATCGGCGCGGCGTACTGGTTCACCTCGTCCACCTCGTTCGCGAACCCGGCAGTCACCATCGGCCGGGCCTTCACCGACACCTTCGCCGGCATCGCCCCGGCCTCCGTGCCCGGCTTCATCGCCGCCCAGCTCGTCGGCGGCGTGGTCGCCATCGCCGCCATCGCCGCCTGGTACCCCCATGCCGCCGACACCGCCGGCGCCGTGGTGGTGCCCCACCTCACTCAGGAGACCGAAGCTCGATGA
- a CDS encoding arsenate reductase ArsC has translation MSDTPSVLFVCVHNAGRSQMAAGWLRHLAGDTVEVRSAGSEPADQINPVAVEAMREVGIDITDQTPAKLTWDAAEASDVIVTMGCGDACPVFPGKRYEDWKLTDPAGQPIEVVREVRDDIKKRVTALVARLRAEG, from the coding sequence ATGAGCGACACGCCCAGCGTCCTGTTCGTCTGCGTGCACAACGCCGGCCGCTCCCAGATGGCCGCCGGCTGGCTGCGCCACCTGGCCGGCGACACCGTCGAGGTCCGCTCCGCCGGCAGCGAACCCGCCGACCAGATCAACCCCGTCGCCGTCGAAGCCATGCGCGAAGTCGGCATCGACATCACCGACCAGACCCCCGCCAAGCTCACCTGGGACGCGGCCGAAGCCAGCGACGTCATCGTCACCATGGGATGCGGCGACGCCTGCCCCGTCTTCCCAGGCAAACGCTACGAAGACTGGAAGCTCACCGACCCTGCCGGTCAACCCATCGAGGTTGTCCGCGAGGTTCGAGACGACATCAAGAAAAGGGTCACCGCGCTTGTGGCCCGCCTGCGGGCCGAAGGCTGA
- the ftsX gene encoding permease-like cell division protein FtsX — translation MRMKYVLSEVLVGLWRNVTMTIAMIITMAVSLFMLGGSGLLYQKVGDMKDLYYENVEVSIFLKTDVNEQQRTDLDAKLKGDPLVKEVTYVNKDEAYNRFKQMYADAPDLVNAVKPDQLPESFRLKLKNPEQYKNIYDQYKDTEGVDEIVDQSKLLDKVFGVLTGIQNFALAIAIVMAVAALLLVANTIQVAAYSKRREVAVMKLVGASNWFIQAPFVLEAVVAGLFGSILGLLALTGVKLVAGGGSLAALEGLITPISWSEILLTFPLMAAVGGLVSAITAWVTLRFYLRV, via the coding sequence ATGCGGATGAAGTACGTCCTGTCCGAGGTACTGGTCGGACTGTGGCGCAACGTCACCATGACCATCGCGATGATCATCACGATGGCGGTGTCGCTGTTCATGCTGGGCGGCAGCGGCCTTCTCTATCAGAAGGTCGGGGACATGAAGGACCTCTACTACGAGAACGTAGAGGTCTCGATCTTCCTCAAGACCGACGTCAACGAGCAGCAGCGCACCGACCTGGACGCGAAGCTGAAGGGTGACCCCTTGGTCAAGGAGGTCACCTACGTCAACAAGGACGAGGCGTACAACCGCTTCAAGCAGATGTACGCCGACGCTCCTGACCTGGTCAACGCCGTCAAGCCGGACCAGCTGCCCGAGTCGTTCCGGCTCAAGCTCAAGAACCCGGAGCAGTACAAGAACATCTACGACCAGTACAAGGACACCGAGGGAGTCGACGAGATCGTCGACCAGAGCAAGCTGCTCGACAAGGTCTTCGGCGTCCTCACCGGGATCCAGAACTTCGCCCTGGCCATCGCGATCGTGATGGCGGTCGCCGCCCTCCTGCTGGTCGCGAACACCATCCAGGTGGCCGCGTACAGCAAGCGGCGCGAGGTCGCGGTCATGAAGCTGGTCGGCGCCTCCAACTGGTTCATCCAGGCGCCGTTCGTGCTGGAGGCGGTGGTCGCCGGCCTGTTCGGCTCGATCCTCGGCCTGCTGGCGTTGACCGGCGTCAAACTCGTCGCTGGCGGTGGCTCGCTGGCCGCCCTGGAGGGCCTGATCACCCCGATCTCGTGGTCGGAGATCCTCCTCACGTTCCCGCTGATGGCCGCCGTCGGTGGTCTGGTCAGCGCGATCACCGCCTGGGTCACGCTCCGCTTCTACCTGCGGGTCTAG
- the mdlC gene encoding benzoylformate decarboxylase has translation MATVRDTTYALLRDLGLTTMFGNPGSTEEPFLQDFPADFRYVHALHEASAVGMADGYAQVTGRPAHVNLHTAPGTGNGMGNLVTAWHNKTPLIVTAGQQNREMLLIEPRLASRRAAELTQPYVKWSHEPTRAQDIPAAFMRAYATAVQPPAGPVFLSLPMDDWDQPADPPPQVRTVATRIAADPDRLHAFAAALAASRAPALVLGAAVDRSGAWPEAVALAERLAAPVWSAPAPERAVFPENHPHFRGVLPYAIGPLAEALRGHDTVLVVGAPVFRYYPYVPGDYLPADARLLHVTDDPDESARAPVGESLLGDAGLTMAALVELLPQADRPAPPARPDQSPPEPTDPPSADALFAALARHWPADGVLVQESPSNLAALRRRLRVDRPRSYFTMASGGLGFGLPAAVGIALAERDTGRGRPVVAVIGDGSLHYSVQALWTAAQLRLPLAVVVPVNRQYAILKAFAELKHTPGVPALDLPGLDVTAIARGYGCAATVLESPDALGPALASALAADRPTVLPVPIDTDVPRIL, from the coding sequence ATGGCGACGGTCCGCGACACCACGTACGCCCTCCTGCGCGATCTTGGGCTGACCACGATGTTCGGCAATCCCGGCTCCACCGAGGAACCCTTCCTGCAGGACTTCCCGGCCGACTTCCGCTACGTGCACGCGCTGCACGAGGCGTCGGCGGTGGGCATGGCCGACGGCTACGCGCAGGTCACCGGCCGGCCCGCGCACGTCAACCTGCACACCGCTCCGGGCACCGGCAACGGCATGGGCAACCTGGTCACCGCCTGGCACAACAAGACCCCGTTGATCGTCACCGCCGGCCAGCAGAACCGGGAGATGCTGCTGATCGAACCCCGACTGGCCAGCCGCCGGGCGGCCGAGCTGACCCAGCCGTACGTCAAGTGGTCCCACGAGCCGACCCGCGCGCAGGACATCCCGGCGGCCTTCATGCGGGCGTACGCCACCGCGGTCCAGCCCCCGGCCGGGCCGGTCTTCCTCTCCCTGCCCATGGACGACTGGGACCAGCCCGCCGATCCGCCCCCACAGGTGCGTACCGTCGCCACCCGGATCGCCGCGGACCCGGACCGACTGCACGCTTTCGCCGCCGCGCTGGCCGCTAGCCGCGCCCCGGCGCTGGTACTCGGCGCGGCGGTGGACCGGTCCGGCGCCTGGCCGGAAGCCGTCGCGCTGGCCGAGCGGCTGGCCGCCCCGGTCTGGTCCGCCCCGGCACCTGAGCGGGCCGTCTTCCCCGAGAACCACCCGCACTTCCGGGGCGTGCTGCCGTACGCGATCGGTCCGCTCGCCGAGGCGCTGCGCGGACACGACACGGTGCTGGTAGTCGGCGCCCCGGTCTTCCGCTACTACCCGTACGTGCCGGGCGACTACCTGCCGGCCGACGCCCGGCTGCTGCACGTCACCGACGACCCGGACGAGTCGGCCCGCGCCCCGGTCGGGGAGAGCCTGCTCGGCGACGCCGGGCTGACCATGGCGGCCCTGGTCGAGCTACTGCCGCAGGCGGACCGGCCGGCCCCGCCCGCCCGGCCCGATCAGTCGCCGCCCGAACCGACCGACCCGCCGAGCGCCGACGCGCTCTTCGCCGCGCTGGCCCGGCACTGGCCGGCCGACGGGGTGCTGGTGCAGGAGTCACCGTCCAACCTGGCCGCACTGCGCCGCCGGCTCCGGGTCGACCGGCCCCGGTCGTACTTCACGATGGCCAGCGGCGGCCTGGGGTTCGGCCTGCCGGCGGCCGTGGGGATCGCCCTGGCCGAGCGGGACACCGGGCGCGGCCGGCCGGTGGTGGCGGTGATCGGCGACGGCTCGCTGCACTACTCGGTGCAGGCGCTCTGGACCGCGGCGCAGCTCCGCCTGCCGCTCGCCGTCGTGGTCCCGGTCAACCGGCAGTACGCGATCCTCAAGGCGTTCGCCGAGTTGAAGCACACGCCCGGGGTGCCCGCACTGGATCTGCCGGGACTGGACGTGACCGCCATCGCGCGGGGCTACGGCTGCGCCGCCACCGTGCTGGAGTCGCCGGACGCGCTCGGTCCCGCATTGGCGAGCGCGCTCGCCGCCGACCGGCCGACGGTGCTGCCGGTGCCGATCGACACCGACGTGCCCCGGATCCTGTAA
- a CDS encoding ArsI/CadI family heavy metal resistance metalloenzyme encodes MSRVQLALRVSDLEGSVAFYAKLFGVEPAKRRPGYANFAVENPPLKLVLLEGEADQPTVMDHLGVEVFSTDEVNAATKRLTDSGLITLEENNTECCYALQDKVWVRGPGNEPWEVYTVKADSPQLDKATEGACCTPAAEKEPATIGATSSCC; translated from the coding sequence ATGTCCCGCGTCCAGCTCGCCCTGCGCGTGTCCGACCTCGAAGGCTCCGTCGCCTTCTACGCCAAGCTGTTCGGCGTCGAGCCGGCCAAGCGTCGCCCCGGCTACGCCAATTTCGCCGTCGAGAACCCGCCGTTGAAGCTCGTGCTCCTTGAGGGTGAGGCCGACCAGCCTACCGTCATGGACCACCTTGGCGTCGAGGTGTTCAGCACCGACGAGGTCAACGCGGCTACCAAGCGCCTGACCGACTCCGGCCTCATCACGCTGGAGGAGAACAACACCGAGTGCTGCTACGCCCTGCAGGACAAGGTGTGGGTGCGTGGCCCCGGCAACGAGCCATGGGAGGTCTACACGGTCAAGGCCGACTCGCCGCAGTTGGACAAGGCCACCGAGGGCGCTTGCTGCACCCCGGCCGCCGAGAAGGAGCCGGCCACCATCGGGGCCACGTCGAGCTGCTGCTGA
- a CDS encoding PadR family transcriptional regulator: protein MAESGVNPTAAALLGLLHDGPMTGGQLMAAAERRLAPYWSMTRSQVYRELPVLAEKGLVRLGKPGPRMSQPYALTAAGKRTFSRWLAENPGKDTIRNPIALRMSFGNLHSASQLKNLYASANEYHTEALASVREQVKNAKKEGENYDASALEFAVAYHKAALSWLKTAPVG, encoded by the coding sequence ATGGCGGAATCCGGAGTCAACCCGACGGCGGCGGCCCTGCTGGGCCTGCTGCACGACGGCCCGATGACAGGCGGCCAATTGATGGCCGCCGCCGAGCGGCGGCTGGCGCCGTACTGGTCGATGACCCGCAGCCAGGTCTACCGGGAGCTTCCGGTGCTGGCGGAGAAGGGTCTGGTGCGGCTCGGCAAGCCCGGGCCGCGGATGAGCCAGCCGTACGCGCTGACGGCGGCCGGGAAACGGACATTCTCCCGCTGGCTGGCGGAAAATCCCGGCAAGGACACCATCCGTAACCCGATCGCGCTACGGATGTCCTTCGGCAACCTGCACTCGGCCAGCCAGCTCAAGAACCTCTACGCCTCCGCGAACGAGTACCACACCGAGGCCCTGGCGTCGGTGCGTGAGCAGGTCAAGAACGCCAAGAAGGAAGGCGAGAACTACGACGCCAGCGCGCTGGAGTTCGCGGTCGCCTACCACAAGGCGGCGCTGTCCTGGCTCAAGACCGCCCCGGTCGGCTGA
- a CDS encoding GNAT family N-acetyltransferase, with translation MKITRLISSEDAPALAELLRVNREFLAPWDPIRSEDYFTADGQHGVIQADLQQHEQGSKLPHVILGDSGRVIGRITLNGIVRGPFQSCAMGYWVGASHNGRGFATKAVREIVRVAFEELGLHRVQAETLLHNVRSQRVLERNGFVQFGMAPEYLNIAGRWQDHAMYQVVKRSSVTG, from the coding sequence GTGAAGATCACTCGACTCATCAGCTCGGAGGATGCGCCAGCCCTGGCCGAGTTGCTCCGCGTCAACCGTGAGTTTCTCGCGCCGTGGGACCCGATCCGGAGCGAGGACTACTTCACGGCAGACGGCCAGCACGGCGTCATCCAAGCCGATCTCCAGCAGCACGAACAGGGGTCGAAGCTGCCCCACGTCATCCTCGGCGACTCCGGTCGGGTGATCGGTCGCATCACGCTCAACGGCATCGTGCGGGGCCCGTTCCAGTCGTGCGCCATGGGCTACTGGGTAGGCGCCAGCCACAATGGCCGGGGGTTCGCGACGAAGGCGGTGCGCGAGATCGTGCGGGTGGCCTTCGAGGAGTTGGGACTGCATCGGGTGCAGGCAGAGACCCTGCTGCACAACGTCAGATCGCAGCGGGTGCTGGAACGCAACGGGTTCGTGCAGTTCGGCATGGCGCCGGAGTACCTCAACATCGCCGGCCGGTGGCAGGACCACGCCATGTACCAGGTGGTGAAGCGCTCCTCAGTAACCGGCTGA
- the smpB gene encoding SsrA-binding protein SmpB produces the protein MPREKGRKVVASNKKARHDYAILDTYEAGMALTGTEVKSLRAGRASLVDAFAQERNGELYLHGMHIPEYTQGTWTNHEPRRTRKLLLKRLEIDRLIGKTRESGLTLVPLQVYFSDGWAKVEIGLAKGKKTYDKRQDLAKRDAEREIARAAGRRGKGMGD, from the coding sequence ATGCCACGGGAAAAGGGTCGCAAGGTGGTCGCCTCCAACAAGAAGGCGCGCCACGACTACGCCATCCTCGACACGTACGAGGCGGGCATGGCGCTGACCGGCACCGAGGTCAAGTCGCTGCGGGCCGGGCGGGCGTCGCTGGTCGACGCGTTCGCCCAGGAGCGCAACGGCGAGCTCTACCTGCACGGCATGCACATCCCGGAGTACACCCAGGGCACCTGGACCAACCATGAGCCCCGGCGCACCCGGAAGCTGCTGCTCAAGCGGCTGGAGATCGACCGGCTGATCGGCAAGACCCGGGAGAGCGGTCTCACCCTGGTGCCGTTGCAGGTCTACTTCTCCGACGGCTGGGCAAAGGTGGAGATCGGCCTGGCCAAGGGTAAGAAGACGTACGACAAGCGCCAGGACCTGGCCAAGCGGGACGCCGAGCGGGAGATCGCCCGGGCGGCGGGCCGGCGCGGCAAGGGTATGGGCGACTGA
- the ftsE gene encoding cell division ATP-binding protein FtsE: MIQLEQVTKTYPKASRPSLDNVSVSIEKGEFVFFIGPSGSGKSTIIKMLLHEVTPNKGRVVVNGKDVTSMRSWKRPHFRRSIGCVFQDFRLLPNRTAYENVAFALEVIGKTKAVARRVVPEVLELVGLGGKEHRYPHELSGGEQQRVAVARAFVNRPLILLADEPTGNLDPDTSIEIMRLLDRINRTGTTVVMVTHDSNIVNQMRRRVVEIESGRIVRDQARGVYG, encoded by the coding sequence GTGATTCAGCTTGAGCAAGTGACGAAGACGTACCCGAAGGCGTCCCGGCCTTCGCTCGACAACGTGTCCGTCTCGATCGAGAAGGGCGAGTTCGTCTTCTTCATCGGTCCATCCGGCTCCGGCAAGTCCACGATCATCAAGATGCTGCTGCACGAGGTCACCCCCAACAAGGGGCGGGTCGTCGTCAACGGCAAGGACGTCACGTCGATGCGTTCCTGGAAGCGACCCCACTTCCGGCGTTCCATCGGCTGCGTCTTCCAGGACTTCCGCCTCCTGCCGAACCGCACCGCCTACGAGAACGTGGCGTTCGCCCTGGAGGTGATCGGCAAGACCAAGGCGGTCGCCCGCCGGGTCGTTCCGGAGGTGCTGGAGCTGGTCGGCCTCGGTGGGAAGGAGCACCGCTACCCCCACGAGCTCTCCGGTGGTGAGCAGCAGCGTGTGGCGGTGGCCCGGGCGTTCGTGAACCGGCCGCTGATCCTGCTGGCGGACGAGCCGACCGGAAACCTGGACCCGGACACGTCGATCGAGATCATGCGCCTGCTGGACCGGATCAACCGCACCGGCACGACCGTCGTGATGGTCACGCACGACTCCAACATCGTGAACCAGATGCGCCGTCGCGTCGTTGAGATCGAGAGCGGCCGCATCGTGCGCGACCAGGCTCGCGGCGTCTACGGCTGA